Proteins encoded by one window of Winogradskyella sp. PG-2:
- a CDS encoding GTP-binding protein — MHLEINEKNNKSATVHGLYGPNPTVWTMFMFFHFIVAGLFICFGIWTYTNVTLGNSYSIQLLLTFFMVLIWFVLYIAGRMVKTKGKPEMYKLQRFMKDTLRSYR, encoded by the coding sequence TTGCATTTAGAGATTAACGAAAAAAACAATAAAAGTGCAACTGTTCATGGGCTTTATGGGCCTAATCCAACCGTCTGGACTATGTTTATGTTTTTTCACTTTATAGTAGCAGGTCTTTTTATTTGTTTCGGAATATGGACATATACCAATGTAACTTTAGGAAATTCTTATTCAATACAATTATTACTAACATTTTTTATGGTATTAATTTGGTTTGTACTATACATTGCAGGAAGAATGGTTAAAACTAAAGGGAAACCAGAAATGTATAAACTACAAAGATTTATGAAAGACACGCTTAGAAGTTACCGTTGA
- the der gene encoding ribosome biogenesis GTPase Der, protein MGNIVAVVGRPNVGKSTFFNRLIKRREAIVDAVSGVTRDRHYGKTDWNGKEFSLIDTGGYVVGSDDVFEAEIDKQVELAIDEADAIIFMVDVESGITGMDQDVANLLRKVKKPVFLVVNKVDNNKRAEDAVEFYSLGLGDYFTVASINGSGTGDLLDAVVEALPEVEEVEEEELPRFAVVGRPNAGKSSFINALIGEDRYIVTDIAGTTRDSIDTKYNRFGFEFNLVDTAGIRRKAKVKEDLEFYSVMRSVRAIEHCDVCLVVLDATRGFDGQVQNIFWLAERNRKGIVILVNKWDLIEKETKTAKEFEKHIRSQIAPFTDVPIVFISVLNKQRIFKAIETAVEVYKNRTKRIKTSVLNDTLLPIIEHQPPPAYKGKFVKIKYIMQLPTPQPQFAFFCNLPQYVKDPYKRFLENQLRDHFDFNGVPVSVYIRKK, encoded by the coding sequence ATGGGAAATATAGTTGCTGTTGTAGGAAGACCAAATGTTGGAAAGTCAACGTTTTTTAATCGTTTAATTAAAAGACGAGAGGCTATTGTAGATGCTGTTAGTGGTGTTACAAGAGATCGTCATTATGGAAAAACAGACTGGAATGGAAAAGAATTTTCCTTAATAGACACAGGAGGTTATGTTGTAGGTAGTGATGATGTTTTTGAAGCTGAAATAGATAAACAAGTTGAGCTTGCTATTGATGAAGCAGATGCCATTATTTTTATGGTAGATGTAGAATCTGGTATTACTGGCATGGATCAAGATGTTGCTAACCTACTTCGTAAAGTGAAGAAGCCTGTCTTTTTAGTGGTAAATAAAGTAGATAATAATAAACGTGCTGAAGATGCTGTAGAGTTCTATTCTCTCGGATTAGGAGATTATTTTACTGTAGCAAGTATTAACGGAAGTGGTACAGGTGATTTGTTAGATGCTGTTGTTGAGGCTTTACCAGAAGTTGAAGAGGTTGAAGAAGAAGAATTACCTAGGTTTGCTGTTGTAGGGCGACCAAATGCCGGTAAATCATCATTTATTAATGCCTTAATAGGTGAAGATCGCTACATTGTTACAGATATTGCAGGTACTACAAGAGATTCTATAGATACTAAGTACAACCGTTTTGGTTTTGAGTTTAATTTAGTGGATACGGCTGGTATTCGTCGTAAAGCAAAAGTTAAAGAAGATTTAGAGTTTTATTCTGTAATGCGAAGTGTTAGAGCTATAGAACACTGTGATGTGTGTCTAGTTGTTTTAGATGCTACACGTGGTTTTGATGGTCAGGTACAAAATATATTTTGGTTGGCAGAACGCAACAGAAAAGGTATCGTAATCTTAGTTAATAAATGGGATTTAATAGAAAAAGAGACCAAAACGGCTAAAGAATTTGAAAAACACATTCGTAGTCAAATAGCTCCTTTTACAGATGTTCCTATTGTTTTTATTTCGGTATTGAATAAGCAACGTATTTTTAAGGCTATAGAAACTGCTGTCGAGGTCTATAAAAATAGAACGAAGCGTATTAAAACAAGTGTTCTAAATGATACCTTATTACCAATAATTGAGCACCAACCACCTCCAGCTTATAAAGGTAAATTTGTAAAAATAAAATACATTATGCAGTTGCCAACTCCGCAACCGCAGTTTGCTTTTTTCTGTAATTTACCGCAATATGTTAAGGACCCTTATAAACGATTTTTAGAAAATCAATTAAGAGATCATTTCGATTTTAATGGTGTTCCAGTCAGTGTGTATATCAGAAAAAAATAG
- a CDS encoding T9SS type B sorting domain-containing protein, whose product MVRLKTILVSLFCTLIFSLGYAQSPPQIVAEGDQFFCSETAMSVVTDISISNGEGALDVIYIQIATGYSIGRDFLFLDGSHPNITPSWSISEGQLTLSGPASYAEFESAIADVKFQTTQSNFTQDKFFSINLGEANFLPVTGHYYFYVQDLGITWSEAKTAAAAQTYFGLQGYLATITTQEEVQLTGEQSTGTGWIGASDQTSEGVWIWETGPEAGQIFWNGVSNGSAPDGMFSFWNTNEPNNCCGGENYAHITDPSIGILGSWNDLPVTGEPNSASPYHPKGYLVEFGGMPDDPDINVSASTVIVTPKLDIASNNICDNGSTQISLTTNTDMVLWYASSTSTEVINSGLSYESNLDETTTFWLEPLFSGCTQSNRIAVTINVFDSPIANNITIIQCDDAISDGLSTFNLSNYTDDIIRRPDGFVIPIWDVFFFEDPLLENPIDATNYINTNNNQVIYAYVFDDITSCFAVSEVTLQVNTSDGITASLEVCDDFVVDGFVFFDLTQADNQILSSSPVNASVAYYVSYNDALLRTNEIIGEYFNEEQYNQVVYARVDIDDNCYSINEVNLSVKDIPNLSQYEEIYYCLNGFPETISLDGGIIDDIPNNYAYDWSTGETTINIDINEIGTYTVFVTRPAGCTNRRTISVLPSSSATIETIEVTDISENNTITILVSGEGDYVYALDDENGIYQESNSFENVSAGIHTVFIKDIKADCGIVSEDISILGFPKFFTPNGDTENDTWQISGFSSQFPLTASVEIFNRYGKLITVLNSNKPKWDGSYNGDILPTDDYWFIASLLDGRTFKGHFTLKR is encoded by the coding sequence ATGGTAAGATTAAAAACAATTTTAGTCTCTCTTTTTTGTACTCTAATTTTTAGTTTAGGTTACGCTCAAAGTCCTCCGCAAATTGTTGCGGAAGGCGATCAATTTTTCTGTAGTGAAACTGCAATGTCTGTTGTGACCGATATTAGCATTTCCAATGGCGAAGGTGCTTTAGATGTTATCTATATTCAAATAGCTACAGGTTATTCAATAGGACGAGATTTTTTGTTTCTTGATGGTTCACATCCAAATATTACTCCTTCATGGTCTATAAGTGAAGGTCAGTTAACACTATCTGGTCCTGCTTCTTATGCTGAATTTGAAAGTGCTATAGCTGATGTTAAATTTCAAACGACTCAAAGTAATTTTACTCAGGATAAGTTCTTTTCAATTAATTTGGGAGAAGCAAATTTTCTTCCTGTCACAGGACATTATTATTTTTATGTCCAAGATTTGGGTATAACTTGGTCAGAAGCAAAAACTGCCGCTGCTGCTCAAACTTATTTCGGATTACAAGGTTATTTAGCAACCATTACAACACAAGAAGAAGTACAATTAACTGGTGAACAAAGCACTGGAACTGGTTGGATCGGTGCCTCTGATCAGACAAGTGAAGGTGTTTGGATATGGGAAACAGGACCAGAAGCTGGTCAAATATTTTGGAATGGCGTCTCAAACGGAAGTGCACCAGATGGTATGTTTTCATTTTGGAATACTAATGAACCAAATAATTGTTGTGGTGGCGAAAACTATGCTCATATTACCGATCCAAGTATAGGGATTCTAGGCTCATGGAATGATTTACCAGTAACAGGTGAACCAAATTCAGCAAGCCCTTATCATCCAAAAGGCTATTTGGTAGAGTTCGGTGGTATGCCTGATGATCCTGATATTAATGTATCTGCAAGTACAGTTATCGTAACTCCAAAGTTAGACATAGCTAGTAATAATATTTGCGATAATGGTTCTACCCAGATATCATTAACAACAAACACAGATATGGTGCTTTGGTATGCATCCTCTACATCTACAGAAGTTATTAATTCAGGTCTTTCTTATGAAAGTAATTTAGATGAAACAACAACATTTTGGTTAGAACCTCTATTTAGTGGTTGTACTCAAAGCAATCGTATAGCTGTAACTATAAATGTATTTGATTCTCCAATAGCTAATAATATAACTATAATTCAATGTGATGATGCGATTAGTGATGGATTATCAACTTTTAACCTTAGTAACTACACAGATGATATTATTAGACGTCCAGATGGATTCGTAATACCTATTTGGGATGTTTTCTTTTTTGAAGACCCTTTATTAGAAAATCCAATTGATGCAACTAATTATATAAATACTAATAATAACCAGGTCATATATGCATATGTATTTGATGATATCACAAGTTGCTTTGCTGTTTCGGAAGTAACGTTACAAGTTAATACGTCAGATGGTATTACTGCAAGTCTCGAAGTATGTGATGATTTTGTTGTAGATGGTTTTGTGTTCTTCGACCTAACTCAAGCTGACAATCAAATACTTAGTAGTTCACCTGTAAATGCATCAGTAGCTTATTACGTGTCATATAATGATGCGCTTTTAAGAACAAATGAAATAATAGGTGAGTATTTTAATGAAGAGCAATACAATCAAGTAGTTTATGCACGAGTTGATATAGATGATAACTGCTATTCTATAAATGAAGTTAATTTATCAGTGAAAGATATTCCAAACCTTTCGCAATACGAAGAAATCTATTATTGCTTAAATGGATTTCCAGAAACCATATCTTTAGATGGTGGAATTATTGATGATATACCAAATAATTATGCTTATGATTGGTCAACGGGTGAAACTACTATAAATATAGATATTAATGAAATAGGTACTTATACTGTTTTTGTAACTAGACCTGCTGGTTGTACCAATAGAAGAACGATTTCAGTTTTGCCGTCCAGTTCTGCTACTATAGAAACTATCGAAGTCACTGATATATCAGAGAATAATACAATAACTATTTTGGTTAGTGGTGAAGGAGACTACGTTTACGCTCTAGATGATGAAAACGGAATTTATCAAGAATCAAATAGTTTTGAAAATGTTTCTGCTGGTATTCACACTGTTTTTATAAAGGACATAAAAGCAGATTGTGGTATTGTTTCTGAAGATATTTCTATTCTAGGCTTCCCAAAATTCTTTACTCCCAATGGTGATACAGAAAACGATACGTGGCAAATTTCTGGATTTTCCTCTCAATTTCCTTTGACTGCTAGTGTAGAGATATTTAATCGTTATGGAAAATTGATTACAGTACTGAATTCAAATAAACCAAAATGGGACGGTTCTTACAATGGTGACATTTTACCAACTGATGATTATTGGTTTATTGCAAGTTTACTGGATGGTAGGACCTTTAAAGGTCACTTTACGTTAAAAAGATAA